In one Cyclopterus lumpus isolate fCycLum1 chromosome 24, fCycLum1.pri, whole genome shotgun sequence genomic region, the following are encoded:
- the armc2 gene encoding armadillo repeat-containing protein 2, whose product MASLERKHEACSPFIPRRNAGRKTSAEIVSEVRRSLRVQSTQRPFTPRDGHRQLFGKSSVRADCDSRPPSTFSLHAKHFDAPDSRPGSGTRLSPLEHKPKFPVPCDGEDAFTAFPKNPSAPLKGKKGLPGTRARLRCAGSLTALSPVKGHKDMKERLNPGPGQKQPSAKQLPSTDRTEVCSGPHKPGPRRTTSERRIMQPGVDSDLRLTECTEGLRTEQGNRENTTSTEEDAESLVWNNMIAPRLQQLERVAAASSVDRLCDLCDGLHGTLAEADMLGRHCKRRSGILRTLFRLIDLNSAQLNLRIATLCLALCVSGNNLLNICKLIFQISRSESNDLLFQNDSIIESFLDILNNEDVSSSGETLLYCAGTLKFLSGNSAILRILLDKNCVGVAQKLIQRLCRAEDTNFTIAGHIFVQLTATLRNLADHPDSRPLFISFSILSELCVVLRHHSKDPDICTNISRIYSKLSSYSECRLALAQTPNCYQLFLELLNKHHQKQDLVVRLLFIVGNLTAKSDEARWQLFQCEGCMDTLLQLYDTYQRRDDSPHTQPQKGAPSHSEPKAPPGKVLQDEDVLVKLVRVLANMCIHPAVGPALANNATCIQLLMETLELRCVQESEELLVNVAATINNLSFYPGSSVFRRSQLTMAKLMLKLVLCSSIDAMLEATRVYGNLSRSKDVREFIMQNRVHQFVVTLLDSKSTEMCISACGVLTNLAQDPPNRASLSVEGATAKLVDCLRDFGPGDWQLGGQVCQALWNMISGGSEKLLDTQERESLLEILTTYLDEEEALKWIENEDMRDFHRACWELEFLPVAQKLMKTLQPPDQRA is encoded by the exons ATGGCCTCtctggaaagaaaacatgagGCTTGCAGCCCCTTCATTCCACGACGCAATGCAGGGAGGAAAACAAGTGCAGAGATCGTCAGTGAAGTCAGACGGTCCCTGCGAGTCCAGTCCACCCAACGGCCATTTACTCCCAGAGATGGACACCGGCAACTTTTTGGAAAAAGCTCTGTTCGCGCTGACTGCGACAGCAGACCTCCATCTACGTTTAG TCTTCATGCTAAACATTTTGATGCACCTGACTCGAGGCCAGGTTCAGGGACACGCCTCTCTCCTCTAGAGCAT AAGCCAAAGTTTCCAGTCCCCTGTGATGGTGAGGATGCCTTCACGGCCTTTCCCAAAAACCCCAGCGCCCCACTGAAAGGGAAGAAGGGGCTGCCAGGGACGCGGGCACGCCTCCGCTGTGCTGGATCTCTCACCGCGTTGTCTCCTGTAAAGGGACACAAAGATA tgaAAGAACGATTAAATCCAGGCCCGGGACAAAAGCAGCCGTCAGCTAAACAACTCCCCAGTACAGACCGCACTGAGGTCTGCAGCGGTCCCCACAAACCAGGCCCACGCAGAACAACAAGTGAACG AAGAATAATGCAGCCTGGTGTGGACTCAGACCTTCGACTCACAGAGTGCACAGAAGGACTGAGAACAG agcAGGGgaacagagaaaacacaacaagcACAGAGGAGGATGCAGAGTCACTGGTGTGGAATAATATGATTGCTCCTCGTCTCCAACAACTAGAGAGAGTGGCTGCAG CCAGCTCGGTGGATCGACTGTGTGATTTGTGTGACGGTCTCCATGGCACCTTGGCAGAAGCGGACATGCTCGGCCGACACTGTAAGAGGAGGTCAGGGATACTTCGAACACTGTTCCGCCTCATCGACCTCAACTCTGCCCAGCTCAACCTGCGCATCGCCACGCTCTGCCTAGCT ctgtgtgtcagtgggaacAACCTGCTCAACATCTGTAAGCTCATCTTCCAGATCAGCCGCAGTGAAAGCAACGACCTCCTCTTCCAGAACGACTCGATCATAG AGTCCTTTCTGGACATTTTGAACAACGAGGATGTGTCCTCATCTGGAGAAACTCTGCTGTACTGTGCTGGGACTCTGAAATTTCTCTCAGGAAACAGTGCAATCCTCCGAATCCTGCTAGACAAGAACTGTGTTGGTGTGGCTCAGAAGCTCATCCAGAGGCTCTGTAGAGCTGAAGACACCAACTTCACAATAGCAGGGCACATCTTTGTACAG CTGACAGCGACCTTGAGGAACCTTGCAGATCACCCTGATTCCCGTCCactcttcatctccttctctaTACTGTCAGAGCTCTGTGTGGTGCTGCGTCATCACAGCAAAGACCCCGACATCTGCACCAACATTTCCAGAATATACAG TAAACTCTCCTCTTACTCGGAGTGCCGGCTCGCTCTGGCCCAGACCCCCAACTGCTACCAACTATTTTTAGAACTGCTGAACAAACATCACCAAAAACAG GATCTTGTTGTGCGCCTTCTTTTCATCGTTGGGAACCTCACAGCCAAAAGCGACGAGGCTCGATGGCAGCTCTTTCAGTGTGAGGGCTGCATGGACACACTCCTGCAGCTGTACGACACCTACCAGCGTAGAGACgactcaccacacacacaaccacagaaAGGTGCCCCTTCCCACAGCGAGCCTAAGGCCCCTCCAGGGAAAGTGCTGCAGGACGAGGACGTGCTGGTCAAACTGGTCAGGGTGCTGGCAAACATGTGCATCCACCCGGCTGTAGGTCCGGCTCTGGCAAACAACGCAACCTGCATTCAGCTGCTGATGGAGACACTTG AGCTGAGGTGTGTGCAGGAAAGCGAGGAGCTGTTGGTGAATGTGGCTGCCACCATCAACAACCTGTCCTTCTACCCGGGCAGCTCTGTATTCAGACGCAGTCAACTCACCATGGCAAAGT TGATGTTGAAGTTGGTGCTCTGCTCCAGCATAGACGCCATGCTTGAGGCCACCCGTGTATATGGAAATTTATCACGATCCAAGGATGTACGGGAATTTATCATGCAAAACAGAG tgCACCAGTTTGTAGTGACACTGCTCGACTCAAAAAGCACTGAGATGTGTATTTCAGCCTGCGGGGTCCTCACCAACCTGGCTCAGGACCCCCCCAACAGGGCTAGTCTCTCAGTGGAGGGGGCTACTGCCAA GCTCGTGGACTGTCTGAGAGACTTCGGACCAGGTGATTGGCAGCTGGGGGGCCAGGTTTGTCAGGCGTTGTGGAACATGATCAGTGGCGGCTCAGAGAAGCTGCTGgacacacaggagagagagtCGCTGCTGGAGATCCTCACCACATACTTAG ATGAAGAGGAGGCTCTGAAGTGGATAGAGAATGAAGACATGAGGGACTTCCACAGGGCATGCTGGGAGTTAGAGTTCCTTCCTGTCGCTCAAAAACTGATGAAGACGCTCCAGCCTCCGGACCAGAGAGCCTGA